A single Oncorhynchus tshawytscha isolate Ot180627B linkage group LG01, Otsh_v2.0, whole genome shotgun sequence DNA region contains:
- the map2k6 gene encoding dual specificity mitogen-activated protein kinase kinase 6: protein MEGGSEKEGKVFCASPPPDQSKGEMSQPKGGKRKPVLSLSKDVFEQPPAAAAPPRDLDSKACVTIGEKNFVVNADDLEQIDELGRGAYGVVDKMRHMPSGLIMAVKRIRATVNTQEQKRLLMDLDISMRTVDCFYTVTFYGALFREGDVWICMELMDTSLDKFYKQVIDKGMTIPEDILGKMAVSVVKALEHLHSNLSVIHRDVKPSNVLINTQGQVKMCDFGISGYLVDSVAKTIDAGCKPYMAPERINPEINQKGYNVKSDIWSLGITMIELAILRFPYDSWGTPFQQLKQVVEEPSPQLPADQFSPEFVDFTSLCLKKNSKERPNYPELMQHPFFISHESKETDVACFVKVILGH, encoded by the exons GTAAGAGGAAGCCGGTGCTCTCGCTCTCCAAGGACGTGTTTGAGCAGCCTCCTGCTGCTGCCGC ACCCCCAAGAGATTTGGATTCGAAAGCTTGTGTGACCATCGGAGAGAAG AACTTTGTGGTGAATGCCGATGACCTGGAGCAGATCGACGAGCTGGGAAGAGGGGCGTATGGTGTGGTGGACAAGATGAGGCACATGCCCAGTGGCTTGATCATGGCAGTGAAG AGGATCCGTGCCACAGTGAACACCCAGGAACAGAAGAGACTGCTGATGGACCTGGACATCTCAATGAGGACAGTAGACTGCTTCTACACAGTCACCTTCTACGGCGCACTCTTCAGAGAG GGTGATGTGTGGATCTGTATGGAGCTGATGGACACTTCTCTGGATAAATTCTACAAGCAGGTGATAGATAAAGGCATGACCATCCCCGAGGACATACTGGGAAAGATGGCTGTCTCG GTAGTGAAGGCTCTGGAACATCTGCACAGTAACCTGTCGGTGATCCACCGAG atgtGAAGCCATCCAACGTATTGATCAACACCCAGGGCCAGGTGAAGATGTGTGACTTTGGGATCAGTGGTTACCTGGTGGACTCCGTGGCCAAGACCATAGACGCCGGCTGCAAGCCCTACATGGCG CCAGAGAGGATCAACCCAGAGATTAATCAGAAAGGCTACAACGTCAAGTCTGACATTTGGAGTTTAGGAATCACTATG ATTGAGCTGGCCATCTTGCGTTTTCCCTATGACTCGTGGGGCACCCCTTTCCAGCAGCTGAAGCAGGTGGTGGAGGAACCATCCCCCCAGCTTCCTGCTGACCAGTTCTCCCCTGAGTTTGTTGACTTCACCTCCCTGTG CTTAAAGAAAAATTCCAAAGAGCGGCCAAACTACCCAGAACTCATG CAACACCCTTTTTTCATCTCCCACGAATCCAAAGAGACTGACGTGGCTTGCTTTGTCAAGGTCATCCTCGGGCACTGA